From Nicotiana tabacum cultivar K326 chromosome 22, ASM71507v2, whole genome shotgun sequence, one genomic window encodes:
- the LOC107760646 gene encoding endochitinase EP3: MINCGSRKHFFLFIYIIAIFIPKLILAQNCGCAEGLCCSRWGYCGTGNAYCGQGCKGGPCFITENYGISSVSQIVSEPFFNGIANQAAPNCEGKGFYTRSAFLEALRSYPLFATAGSSDDNKREIAAFFAHVTHETGQMCYRNEINGASRDYCDETNTEYPCVLGKKYYGRGPIQLSWNFNYGPAGKDIGFDGVNDPDIVARDSLIAFKTAFWYWMNNCHSLITSGHGFGATIRAINGPLECNGGNPEPVARRIQYYTEYCQQLGVDTGNNLTC, translated from the exons ATGATTAACTGTGGTTCAAGAAAGcacttctttttatttatttatattatagcCATATTTATTCCAAAATTAATCTTGGCTCAAAACTGTGGGTGTGCGGAAGGTTTGTGCTGCAGCAGATGGGGTTATTGTGGCACTGGAAATGCATATTGTGGTCAAGGCTGTAAAGGGGGGCCTTGTTTTATTACAGAAAACTATGGAATTTCATCAGTTTCTCAAATTGTTTCTGAACCATTTTTCAATGGAATTGCTAATCAAGCTGCTCCAAACTGTGAAGGCAAAGGATTTTACACAAGATCTGCCTTTCTTGAAGCTCTCAGGTCTTATCCTCTATTTGCAACTGCTGGTTCTTCTGATGATAATAAGCGTGAAATTGCTGCTTTCTTTGCTCATGTTACCCATGAGACTGGAC AAATGTGCTATAGAAATGAGATAAATGGTGCATCTAGGGACTATTGTGATGAGACAAATACAGAGTACCCTTGTGTCCTCGGCAAGAAATATTACGGCCGTGGACCGATACAATTGTCATGGAATTTCAACTATGGACCGGCGGGGAAAGACATCGGATTCGATGGCGTAAACGACCCCGATATCGTGGCTAGAGACAGTCTCATAGCATTCAAAACTGCGTTTTGGTATTGGATGAATAATTGCCATTCTCTCATAACTTCTGGCCATGGTTTCGGGGCGACGATTCGAGCCATTAATGGTCCGCTTGAGTGTAATGGTGGAAATCCAGAGCCTGTTGCCAGAAGGATTCAATATTACACTGAGTATTGTCAGCAACTTGGTGTAGATACTGGGAATAATCTCACTTGTTAG
- the LOC142175847 gene encoding uncharacterized protein LOC142175847 — translation MECVTTVSYTLLINGGMTTSFPAKKGLRQGDPMSPYLFVLVMEYLNRALKKLQIVPNFNYHPKCSKQHITHICFVDDLLLCCRADRISMQLLMKYFEHLSSVSGLKANMVVSSLYISGVTTEFRQKLLVELHFSLGSLPFKYLGVLLSATKLTINQCMPLVEKIVARIFLLPKKVVKLAQQSAGTSSGMAQRRIAAILKLLWAISQKKDTLWVQWIQHQYIKGKDLKEIKTPRQASSVVRKIFEARQWLAPNMDRIQTYALDAKFSIKKAYMDSLPQYPKVYWKSLILSKGRIPKHQFIMWMALQPRLATIDIIQLWGIQVQSECVLCSTDAEETLTHLFFECSYSKTKWQKLLQWIGIQRQVRSWNEELAWLANITRNKHPRTVIIAFIFAATVYHVWMERNSRRFQQLKKTTTERLKEIALQLHIVG, via the exons ATGGAGTGTGTAACCACAGTAAGCTATACACTGCTGATAAATGGTGGTATGACAACTAGCTTCCCAGCAAAGAAAGGTCTAAGGCAAGGGGATCCTATGTCACCATACCTCTTTGTGCTTGTGATGGAATACCTAAATAGAGCATTAAAGAAGTTACAAATTGTCCCAAATTTCAACTATCATCCTAAATGCTCTAAGCAACACATCACTCATATCTGTTTTGTTGATGACCTGCTATTGTGTTGTAGAGCAGACAGAATTTCAATGCAACTCCTGATGAAATACTTTGAACACTTATCATCTGTATCAGGACTTAAAGCTAATATGGTAGTGAGCTCCTTGTACATTTCTGGAGTCACAACTGAATTCAGACAAAAACTCTTAGTTGAACTTCACTTCTCCCTTGGCAGCCTTCCTTTCAAATACCTAGGAGTACTATTATCTGCTACAAAACTGACTATCAACCAATGTATGCCTTTGGTGGAAAAAATTGTGGCAAGG ATCTTTCTACTTCCAAAAAAAGTAGTTAAACTTGCACAACAGTCTGCAGGAACTTCCTCTGGCATGGCACAAAGGAGAAT AGCTGCAATATTGAAGCTGTTGTGGGCAATTTCTCAGAAAAAAGATACACTTTGGGTCCAATGGATACAACATCAATACATAAAGGGTAAAGACTTAAAGGAAATCAAAACACCAAGACAAGCAAGCTCGGTGGTTAGAAAGATATTTGAGGCTAGACAATGGCTAGCACCTAACATGGATAGAATACAGACTTATGCACTAGATGCCAAATTCAGCATTAAGAAAGCCTATATGGACAGTCTCCCTCAATATCCAAAAGTCTATTGGAAAAGCTTGATTCTCAGTAAAGGCAGGATACCAAAGCATCAATTCATTATGTGGATGGCTCTTCAACCAAGACTGGCAACAATAGACATTATACAACTATGGGGAATACAAGTGCAAAGTGAATGTGTGCTATGCTCAACAGATGCAGAGGAAACACTCACTCACCTATTCTTTGAGTGCAGCTATTCCAAAACTAAATGGCAGAAACTACTTCAATGGATAGGAATACAGAGGCAAGTAAGATCATGGAATGAAGAACTAGCATGGCTGGCAAACATAACAAGAAACAAACACCCAAGAACTGTCATCATtgccttcatatttgcagccaCAGTCTACCATGTTTGGAtggaaagaaacagtagaagatttcaacaattgaagaaaacaactACAGAAAGACTAAAAGAAATAGCTCTACAATTGCATATTGTAGGATAA